A single genomic interval of Alistipes provencensis harbors:
- a CDS encoding Gfo/Idh/MocA family protein: MNPIRIGLIGFGRMGGFYLEELRKSGKWEVAYICDTCAESRDLAHKLAPGAQVVADEQLIFDDPTVQVVGLFALADSRKAQIEKAFAAGKHVIAEKPISDSIENEWKAVEMAESTSLFSTVNLYLRNSWYHNTIKDFIAQGEIGELAIVRVCHMTPGLVPGEGHEYEGPSFHDCGMHYVDIARWYAGSEFKTWNAQALRMWNYKDPWWLQCHGTFENGVVFDITQGHVYGQLAQTQTHNAYVDIIGTKGIARMTHDFKTAIVELHGVTQTHRLIQPYGGKNIDTLCKLFAGQLETGARSEMLPTFRDAAIASEYAWRFLQDARGHDLPAIGELETLQQIRERRRTMKNGYGLLRKRV, encoded by the coding sequence ATGAACCCCATCAGAATCGGATTGATCGGCTTCGGCCGCATGGGCGGTTTCTACCTCGAGGAACTCCGCAAAAGCGGAAAGTGGGAGGTCGCCTACATCTGCGACACCTGCGCCGAATCCCGCGATCTGGCGCATAAACTCGCTCCCGGAGCGCAGGTCGTCGCCGACGAGCAGCTCATTTTCGACGATCCCACGGTTCAGGTCGTAGGACTCTTCGCCTTGGCCGACTCCCGCAAAGCGCAGATCGAAAAGGCTTTTGCCGCAGGCAAGCACGTCATCGCCGAAAAACCCATCTCCGACAGCATAGAGAACGAATGGAAAGCCGTCGAAATGGCCGAAAGCACGTCCTTGTTCTCCACCGTGAACCTCTATCTGCGCAACTCATGGTATCATAATACGATCAAGGATTTCATCGCACAGGGTGAGATCGGCGAACTGGCCATCGTGCGCGTCTGCCACATGACGCCCGGTCTCGTCCCGGGCGAAGGGCATGAATACGAAGGCCCCTCGTTCCACGACTGCGGTATGCATTACGTCGACATCGCGCGCTGGTACGCAGGGTCCGAATTCAAGACTTGGAACGCACAGGCCCTGCGCATGTGGAACTACAAGGACCCTTGGTGGCTCCAGTGCCACGGCACGTTCGAGAACGGCGTGGTCTTCGACATCACCCAAGGGCATGTCTACGGGCAACTGGCCCAGACCCAGACCCACAACGCCTATGTCGACATCATCGGCACCAAGGGCATCGCCCGCATGACCCACGACTTCAAGACAGCGATCGTCGAGCTCCACGGCGTGACCCAGACCCACCGGCTCATCCAGCCCTACGGCGGAAAGAACATCGACACCCTTTGCAAACTTTTCGCCGGGCAGCTCGAAACCGGAGCGCGCAGCGAAATGCTGCCGACGTTCCGCGACGCGGCGATCGCCTCGGAATACGCATGGCGGTTCCTGCAGGACGCCCGAGGCCACGACCTCCCGGCCATCGGCGAGCTCGAGACCCTGCAGCAAATCCGCGAACGCCGCCGCACGATGAAGAACGGTTACGGACTCCTGCGCAAACGCGTATGA
- a CDS encoding DUF6377 domain-containing protein — translation MKPRKPISLKRYLLLIAGMILLAACSRDDTAPLSEQLDYMIRNKRLFDEKKEERIDIFRRMLHVPNLTPAQEYAINDSLSEVFYKYRLDSAIRYGERNLKLARRLGDRDRSASAAIRLARFYSSRGACIEARQLLDSVRRELPRSFLELYYRTYIFFYECYEVFSGSSFPTNNREIYRDSLRRYLGIPANVSETREQAEQRLLDRLAQIPPGTPEYAKTANTLGDHYRAHGDDWLAKKYYTLSAIADIQNATKENGAILSLAKLYFDHKDYSRAYKYTQSALEDALCSNMQFRIVRMTELSSIIIASHQDKEAKTKVKLQHYLILISVLSVVLILLFVYAYQQVRKLSRVRKELSGTNAELARLNIELSEINEQLSDANTVKVQYIARFFDLCSMYIDKMDNYRKSLKKMAQERKLEELYRKLRSTSMLEDEQDELFRNFDEIFLNLYPTFIEDFNALLVETERITPKSGDLLNKELRIYALIRLGITDSVKIASFLRCSLSTVYNYRTRMRNRAAASRDDFEKTVMKIGSIRRNDTQTIL, via the coding sequence ATGAAACCGCGAAAGCCCATATCCCTGAAACGATACCTCCTGCTGATAGCTGGCATGATCCTCTTGGCTGCCTGCAGCCGGGACGACACCGCCCCGCTCTCGGAGCAGTTGGACTACATGATCAGGAACAAGCGGCTTTTCGACGAAAAGAAAGAGGAGCGGATCGACATCTTCCGGCGCATGCTGCATGTGCCCAACCTGACCCCGGCGCAGGAATACGCGATCAACGACAGCCTCAGCGAGGTCTTCTACAAATACCGCCTCGACTCGGCCATCCGCTACGGCGAACGAAACCTGAAACTCGCCCGCCGGCTCGGCGACCGCGACCGTTCGGCTTCCGCAGCGATCCGGCTCGCCCGGTTCTATTCGTCCCGCGGCGCCTGCATCGAGGCCCGGCAACTGCTCGACTCAGTCCGCAGGGAACTGCCACGCAGTTTTCTCGAGCTCTACTACCGGACCTATATCTTCTTTTACGAATGCTACGAGGTCTTCTCCGGCTCCAGCTTCCCGACGAATAACCGGGAGATTTACCGCGATTCGCTCCGGCGGTACCTCGGAATCCCGGCAAACGTCTCCGAAACCCGCGAGCAGGCCGAGCAGCGGCTGCTGGACCGCCTCGCACAGATCCCGCCCGGAACCCCCGAGTACGCCAAGACCGCCAATACCTTGGGCGACCACTACCGGGCCCACGGCGACGACTGGCTGGCGAAAAAATACTACACCCTCTCGGCGATCGCCGACATCCAAAACGCCACGAAAGAGAACGGCGCGATACTCTCGCTGGCGAAGCTCTACTTCGACCACAAGGATTATTCGCGGGCCTACAAATACACCCAGTCGGCCCTCGAGGACGCCCTTTGCAGCAACATGCAGTTCCGAATCGTCCGGATGACGGAGCTCTCCTCGATCATCATCGCCTCGCATCAGGACAAAGAGGCCAAAACCAAGGTCAAACTGCAACACTACCTGATCCTGATCAGCGTCCTTTCGGTCGTGCTCATCCTGCTGTTCGTCTACGCCTACCAGCAGGTCCGGAAACTCTCCCGGGTCCGGAAAGAGCTCTCGGGGACGAATGCGGAACTCGCACGGCTCAACATCGAGCTGAGCGAGATCAACGAACAACTGTCCGACGCGAACACCGTCAAGGTACAATACATCGCCCGCTTTTTCGACCTCTGTTCGATGTACATCGACAAGATGGACAACTACCGCAAATCGCTGAAAAAGATGGCACAGGAGCGGAAACTCGAAGAACTGTACCGGAAACTGCGGTCCACGTCGATGCTGGAGGACGAACAGGATGAGCTCTTCCGGAATTTCGACGAGATCTTCCTGAACCTCTACCCGACCTTCATCGAGGATTTCAACGCGCTGCTGGTCGAGACCGAACGGATCACACCCAAATCCGGAGACCTGCTGAACAAGGAGCTGCGTATCTATGCCCTGATCCGGCTGGGCATTACCGACAGCGTCAAGATCGCCTCGTTCCTGCGCTGCTCACTGAGCACGGTCTATAACTACCGGACCAGAATGAGAAACCGGGCCGCCGCATCGCGGGACGATTTCGAAAAAACGGTCATGAAAATCGGAAGTATCCGCCGAAACGACACGCAGACCATTCTATAA
- a CDS encoding alpha-galactosidase, whose translation MIHRLLTLLSAALSAGAVSAATPQQLIDIRTDDVSMVLAARSGGEVYFRHFGGRIDDPAPLSDYKSSRRADHGTDDLAYPAMGGRNFREPALRVTHADGDMNTDLRYVSHTSRQLADPNVTETVVKMSDSSQALDVELVFTAYARENVITTHAVIRNREQGPVTLHSFYSSALTLKADKYLLTHLYGAWAREAQVDHTLLTHGSKSIESMREVRTTHTENPSFMLTLGSDAFSENCGEVIAGALAWSGNFRLNFEVDEYDALTILAGANPNASEYRLRPGESFTTPEMIYTHSLRGAGGASRNLHDWGRNYGVYHAERVVPTLLNSWEGAYFDFDAKVLKQMIDDAASMGLEMFVLDDGWFGNKYPRNAANAGLGDWQVNQKKLPAGIDDIASYAHRKGLKFGIWIEPEMVNPKSELAEKHPDWIVRPPKRDAPETRRQWLLDLSNPAVQDFVFETFDNTMKLSDKIDYIKWDANRNANNVGSAYLPADEQSHFWIDYAQGFYRVMERIRAKYPDVLIQACASGGGRVEYGALRYFDEFWTSDNTEALSRARIQYGTSLFYPAVAMGSHVSAVPNHQTGNVTPIKFRFDMACAGRLGMELQPKQMTDAEKEFARRAIASYKEYRDIVMQGDLYRIGTPYDESGSYGVLYVSKDKRQAVLFAYSLHYQGRSLIPKFRLDGLDPKAGYAVRELNVDKPRFWFDGKTLSGELLMNAGINPHLSKIYDSAVFVLKAQ comes from the coding sequence ATGATACACCGATTGCTGACCTTGCTCTCCGCCGCCTTATCCGCAGGCGCGGTTTCCGCCGCCACTCCGCAACAACTCATCGACATCCGCACCGACGACGTGTCGATGGTGCTTGCCGCCCGCTCGGGCGGAGAGGTTTATTTCCGCCACTTCGGGGGCCGCATCGACGACCCGGCCCCATTGTCCGACTACAAGAGTTCCCGCCGCGCCGACCACGGGACCGACGATTTGGCCTATCCCGCGATGGGCGGGCGGAATTTCCGCGAACCGGCCCTGCGCGTCACCCACGCCGACGGGGACATGAACACCGACCTGCGTTATGTGTCTCACACGTCGCGGCAACTGGCCGACCCCAACGTCACCGAGACCGTCGTGAAGATGAGCGACAGCAGTCAGGCGCTGGACGTCGAACTGGTCTTCACGGCCTATGCCCGGGAGAACGTCATCACCACGCACGCGGTGATCCGCAACCGCGAACAGGGTCCCGTCACACTACACAGTTTCTACTCCTCGGCCCTGACGCTGAAAGCCGACAAATACCTGCTGACACATCTCTACGGTGCTTGGGCGCGCGAAGCGCAGGTCGACCACACGCTGCTGACCCACGGGTCGAAAAGCATCGAGTCGATGCGCGAGGTGCGCACCACGCACACCGAGAACCCCTCCTTCATGCTCACGCTGGGGAGTGACGCCTTCAGCGAGAACTGCGGCGAAGTGATCGCCGGAGCGCTGGCGTGGAGCGGCAATTTCCGCCTCAACTTCGAGGTCGACGAATACGACGCGCTGACCATACTGGCCGGGGCCAACCCCAACGCTTCGGAATACCGGCTCCGGCCGGGCGAGTCGTTCACCACCCCGGAGATGATCTACACCCACTCGCTGCGCGGCGCCGGAGGTGCCTCGCGCAACCTCCACGACTGGGGCCGCAACTATGGCGTCTACCACGCCGAACGGGTCGTCCCGACGCTGCTCAACAGTTGGGAGGGGGCCTATTTCGATTTCGACGCCAAGGTCCTGAAACAGATGATCGACGATGCCGCTTCGATGGGGCTCGAGATGTTCGTCTTGGACGACGGCTGGTTCGGCAACAAGTACCCGCGCAACGCCGCCAACGCCGGACTGGGCGACTGGCAGGTCAACCAGAAGAAACTCCCCGCCGGGATCGACGACATCGCCTCCTACGCCCACCGCAAGGGGCTGAAATTCGGCATCTGGATCGAGCCCGAGATGGTCAACCCCAAGAGCGAACTGGCCGAGAAGCATCCCGACTGGATCGTGCGGCCGCCGAAGCGCGACGCGCCCGAGACCCGCAGGCAATGGCTGCTGGACCTCTCGAACCCCGCCGTGCAGGACTTCGTCTTCGAGACATTCGACAACACGATGAAGCTCTCGGACAAGATCGACTACATCAAGTGGGACGCCAACCGCAACGCCAACAACGTGGGTTCGGCCTATCTGCCCGCCGACGAGCAGTCGCACTTCTGGATCGACTATGCGCAGGGATTCTACCGCGTGATGGAGCGCATCCGGGCCAAATATCCCGACGTGCTGATCCAAGCCTGCGCTTCGGGCGGCGGCCGCGTGGAGTACGGGGCGCTCCGGTATTTCGACGAATTCTGGACCAGCGACAACACCGAAGCGCTGTCGAGGGCCCGCATCCAGTACGGCACGAGCCTCTTCTATCCGGCCGTGGCGATGGGTTCGCACGTCTCGGCCGTGCCCAACCACCAGACGGGCAACGTCACGCCGATCAAGTTCCGCTTCGACATGGCCTGCGCCGGACGTCTCGGCATGGAGCTCCAGCCCAAACAGATGACCGACGCCGAGAAGGAATTCGCACGCCGGGCCATCGCCAGCTACAAGGAGTACCGCGACATCGTGATGCAGGGCGACCTCTACCGCATCGGCACGCCCTACGACGAGAGCGGCAGCTACGGGGTATTGTATGTCTCGAAAGACAAGCGGCAGGCCGTGCTCTTCGCCTACAGCCTGCACTATCAGGGCCGTTCGCTGATCCCGAAATTCCGCCTCGACGGGCTCGACCCCAAGGCCGGGTACGCCGTGCGGGAGCTGAACGTCGACAAACCCCGCTTCTGGTTCGACGGCAAGACCCTCAGCGGTGAACTGCTCATGAATGCCGGCATAAACCCCCACCTGTCGAAGATATACGACAGCGCCGTATTTGTCCTCAAGGCGCAGTAG
- a CDS encoding peptidase associated/transthyretin-like domain-containing protein → MTRYALLLVAFFSLSGPLSAQIMRGGMSRVYLSSGSRSARVTITVEDKETKDPLIGATVSIMSGADTLRGTTSKEDFYRTLAVYKCDRIFRDSVDLEVSYLGYKPYKERFAATEFRSRIEVKMEVDEQSIAQVVVVGKQVAMVFKGDTTVYNAGAFKTMADDRFEELLRQLPGVEIKDNKILAGGEEVKRVLIDGKNFFGKNSQYVLSDLEASDVKSVRVYEELSPEAIRQGNTTARKEKVMNVETKSKRSVLQGGNLAASVGASLEKDYSGRHEIRHSQTGTYYRNSEKGNWRLEASNLKDDTQAEDVSFNSKITPTKQTDVQAEYTYRRGDTTNISTRANFQRRRQSSNSRSTTEYFPTEDYDLRTEENSGESLSKALSASISNLTSIQRKKNTFFAMTDFSFENGSSHSRSVTFRQIDDDETRTRLNNDSDNRNIRFNTQLSYYLSLSKRSSLSFSVRGSYGSQDQNGWQIDTTASVQGLQVKLRNNGDGSQYSFSTSVDYNYKIGENARFSTSYSFDRNYDRSKMLAIDFLGDPKGQLDPVNSYSYTNDNYSHSLRAGINYGRDGLWIMGSIAGAIYQIARNERFPEKRRFPRQFFQLNPWFNLMTGKSARRFSVTIMSNSQMIPTESLRSTLDATSPLSLRAGNPDLKLPNDLSGLAILSFNNAPKARTFSIRFSGGYTFNYITSQRRLFLEETYLPQYDYTAQKGAQLSTQTNVEGCYNLSGSADFSQQISSLRSTVRVRINYSFQQTPYFLDEALYHSGRHALSFNAGFESGFSSKVKISVASSTSMSSYATQKSTTQDLRETVRARLDLRFGKYFISVANAYEFYCNSNSHAQTRHNVILNAAAGRKFGKENRLGLSAGVVDILNRPDYASTVFETDYMRTSSTSYLGRYGYLRVAYTF, encoded by the coding sequence TTGACACGTTACGCCCTGTTGCTCGTCGCCTTTTTCAGCCTTTCCGGCCCGCTCTCCGCACAGATCATGCGGGGCGGAATGTCGCGGGTTTACCTCAGCTCCGGCTCCCGCAGCGCCCGGGTCACGATCACCGTCGAGGACAAGGAGACGAAAGACCCGCTGATCGGGGCCACGGTTTCGATCATGAGCGGCGCCGACACGCTGCGGGGCACCACCTCCAAGGAGGATTTCTACCGCACGCTGGCCGTCTACAAATGCGACCGCATCTTCCGCGACTCGGTCGATCTGGAGGTCTCCTACCTCGGATACAAACCCTATAAAGAGCGATTCGCCGCGACCGAATTCCGAAGCCGCATCGAGGTCAAGATGGAGGTCGACGAACAGTCGATCGCGCAGGTCGTGGTCGTAGGCAAGCAGGTCGCCATGGTCTTCAAGGGCGACACCACGGTCTACAACGCCGGAGCGTTCAAGACCATGGCCGACGACCGTTTCGAGGAGCTTTTGCGACAGCTTCCGGGCGTCGAGATCAAGGACAACAAGATCCTCGCCGGCGGCGAGGAGGTCAAACGGGTGCTGATCGACGGCAAAAACTTCTTCGGCAAAAATTCCCAGTATGTGTTGAGCGATCTGGAAGCCTCGGACGTCAAGAGCGTGCGGGTCTACGAGGAGCTGAGCCCCGAGGCGATACGGCAAGGCAACACCACGGCCCGGAAGGAGAAGGTGATGAATGTGGAGACCAAGTCGAAGCGCAGCGTCCTTCAGGGCGGCAATCTGGCGGCTTCGGTCGGCGCAAGCCTCGAAAAAGACTACTCCGGACGGCATGAAATCCGCCATTCGCAGACCGGAACCTACTACCGCAACAGCGAAAAGGGCAACTGGCGGCTCGAAGCCTCCAACCTGAAGGACGACACTCAGGCAGAAGACGTTTCGTTCAATTCGAAGATCACGCCGACGAAGCAGACCGACGTGCAGGCGGAATATACCTACCGCCGCGGCGACACGACGAACATCTCGACCCGAGCCAACTTCCAGCGCCGCCGCCAGAGCAGCAACTCCCGTTCGACGACGGAGTATTTCCCCACCGAAGATTACGACCTGCGGACGGAGGAGAATTCCGGGGAGTCCCTCTCGAAAGCCCTTTCAGCAAGTATCTCCAACCTGACCAGCATCCAGCGTAAGAAGAACACCTTTTTCGCCATGACGGATTTTTCGTTCGAAAACGGTTCGTCGCACAGCCGCAGCGTCACTTTCCGGCAGATCGACGACGACGAAACCCGCACCCGGCTCAACAACGACTCCGACAACCGGAATATCCGGTTCAACACCCAACTCTCCTACTACCTCTCCCTCTCCAAGCGCTCGTCGCTGTCGTTCTCGGTCAGAGGCAGTTACGGTTCGCAGGACCAGAACGGCTGGCAGATCGACACGACGGCTTCGGTGCAGGGCCTGCAGGTCAAGCTGCGCAACAACGGCGACGGCAGCCAATACAGTTTCAGCACATCGGTCGACTATAACTATAAAATCGGGGAAAACGCCCGGTTCTCGACCTCCTACTCCTTCGACCGCAACTACGACCGTTCGAAGATGCTGGCCATCGACTTTCTGGGTGATCCCAAGGGGCAGTTGGATCCCGTGAACTCCTACAGCTACACGAACGACAACTATTCGCACAGCCTGCGGGCCGGCATCAACTACGGCCGCGACGGGCTCTGGATCATGGGGTCTATCGCGGGAGCGATCTACCAGATCGCCCGCAACGAACGCTTTCCGGAGAAGCGGCGCTTCCCGAGACAATTCTTCCAGTTGAATCCTTGGTTCAACCTCATGACCGGCAAATCCGCCAGACGGTTCTCCGTCACCATCATGTCCAATTCGCAGATGATCCCCACCGAGTCGTTGCGTTCGACGCTCGATGCCACGAGTCCCCTCTCGCTGCGGGCCGGGAATCCCGACCTCAAACTGCCGAACGATCTCTCGGGATTGGCGATACTCTCGTTCAACAACGCCCCGAAGGCCCGTACCTTCTCGATCCGTTTCAGCGGCGGGTACACGTTCAACTACATCACCTCGCAGCGCAGGCTCTTCCTCGAAGAGACCTACCTGCCCCAGTACGACTATACGGCCCAGAAGGGCGCACAGCTCTCGACACAGACCAACGTCGAAGGCTGTTACAACCTCAGCGGATCGGCCGATTTCTCGCAGCAAATCTCCTCGCTGCGTTCGACGGTCAGGGTCAGAATCAACTACAGTTTCCAGCAGACCCCCTATTTCCTCGACGAGGCGCTCTACCACTCGGGACGCCATGCACTCTCGTTCAACGCCGGCTTCGAATCGGGTTTTTCGTCCAAGGTCAAGATTTCCGTCGCCTCCTCGACCTCGATGAGCTCTTATGCCACGCAGAAAAGCACCACGCAGGACCTGCGGGAGACGGTCCGCGCCCGGCTCGACCTGCGTTTCGGGAAATATTTCATCTCCGTGGCGAACGCCTACGAATTCTACTGCAACAGCAACTCGCATGCGCAAACGCGCCACAACGTGATCCTCAACGCCGCGGCGGGCCGCAAATTCGGCAAGGAGAACCGGCTGGGACTTTCGGCGGGCGTCGTCGACATCCTCAACCGCCCGGACTACGCCTCGACGGTCTTCGAGACCGACTACATGCGTACCTCCTCAACCTCCTATCTGGGCCGTTACGGCTATCTGCGCGTGGCATACACATTCTGA
- a CDS encoding outer membrane beta-barrel protein: MSLKKAFSALLCLFCAATAAAQPVTVRFRVADRATRDAVVGAVAELRSRTDTAAAALYTTSDIDGRGLFPRVPHGEYRLTVTSLGYDSLRTDLRVGTTAVALDSLWLAPRAEAIDDVVVEVPALRSSVRGDTLSYRASAYKVSFGSDAGSLISKMPGLEIADGAIEAQGRNVQRVYVDGREFFGNDVMSAVRNIPADMIESIDIYNTQSDQSEFTGVDTGEGVTALNIVTLPDKRRGAFGRVFGAYGIPDKYIGGGNVNIFNNDRRISVIGLVNNVSRQNFSFEDILGTTEESNSRTSNKNFMVRPMDGISTVQAVGVNYSDDWGKKGKVTASYFFNRTDNHNTSQSDKQTFTSSDKLVLYNDENRSKALNLNHRFNSRIDYKFTERHSLMMRTSFSLQDNNARNELLSRTDNKFSDDDIRFVNRRHNFGLSDSKGFNVSNNLIYRYRLPGKKSHNLTFGFGGTYRSYEQFSFPRQYTFRDPDNIECDTADYSSRNITRTDRDQPGYDVNGSVSYTRALTKRSRLSLEYRINYTDNSVDRSTFVLTKENVFPDERNPKQSTEYDYAFLTHRVGSTYQYYFKKTKVAATLYYQHAEFNSDYAFPYRQKTDASFDNLTYNVVSNISITRNNTLKFTAVGRTSNPRATDLQGIVNTTNRQNVFAGNPHLDPVYTHRLTGQYIRTSPERGRTFTVSAEFSASPNTITDSLVIDTPDFVIDDEGTLLGEGNQFTKPVNLSGFWNMRASVNYGMPVRWLRSNLNLRAGVSTGRIPSIINGERNELANSSYNAGVVLGSNISENVDFRVSYTGRYNVSKSSSQVRTLDNTYFSQTAKAEATFVAWKRLVVRANADYNYYKGITDTFLEERLICNVLLGLKLFRNRLGEVSVGVNDLLDQNGTTFRRSVTGTTLRNVTNLAIGRYVSFQLTYNLRLYRRQSNAVMDALQGK; the protein is encoded by the coding sequence ATGTCTCTGAAGAAAGCATTTTCCGCCCTGCTCTGCCTTTTCTGCGCCGCGACCGCCGCGGCACAGCCCGTCACCGTGCGTTTCCGGGTCGCCGACCGCGCGACACGCGACGCGGTGGTAGGCGCCGTCGCCGAACTGCGCAGCCGCACGGATACCGCGGCCGCAGCTCTCTACACCACTTCGGACATCGACGGACGCGGTCTCTTCCCCCGCGTGCCGCACGGCGAATACCGGCTGACCGTCACCTCGCTGGGTTACGACTCGCTGCGCACCGACCTGCGGGTCGGAACGACCGCCGTGGCGCTCGACTCGCTGTGGCTCGCGCCCCGCGCCGAGGCCATCGACGACGTGGTGGTCGAGGTCCCGGCACTCCGCTCGTCGGTCCGCGGCGACACGCTCTCCTACCGCGCCTCGGCTTACAAGGTATCGTTCGGGTCGGACGCCGGTTCGCTGATTTCGAAGATGCCCGGACTGGAAATCGCCGACGGGGCGATCGAGGCGCAGGGCCGCAACGTGCAGCGCGTCTACGTCGACGGCCGCGAGTTCTTCGGCAACGACGTGATGTCGGCCGTGCGCAACATCCCGGCCGACATGATCGAGAGCATCGACATCTACAACACGCAGAGCGACCAGTCGGAGTTCACGGGCGTGGACACCGGCGAAGGGGTCACGGCGCTGAACATCGTGACGCTTCCCGACAAGCGGCGGGGCGCCTTCGGCCGCGTGTTCGGGGCCTACGGCATCCCGGACAAATATATCGGCGGGGGCAATGTCAACATCTTCAACAACGACCGCCGCATCTCGGTGATCGGGCTGGTAAACAACGTCAGCCGCCAGAACTTCTCGTTCGAGGACATCCTCGGGACCACCGAAGAATCGAATTCCCGGACCTCGAACAAGAACTTCATGGTCCGCCCGATGGACGGCATCTCGACCGTGCAGGCCGTGGGCGTCAACTACAGCGACGACTGGGGCAAAAAGGGCAAGGTCACGGCCAGCTACTTCTTCAACCGCACCGACAACCACAACACCAGCCAAAGCGACAAGCAGACCTTCACGTCGTCGGACAAGCTGGTGCTCTACAACGACGAGAACCGTTCGAAGGCGCTCAACCTCAACCACCGCTTCAACTCGCGCATCGACTACAAATTCACGGAGCGTCATTCGCTGATGATGCGCACGTCGTTCAGCCTGCAGGACAACAACGCCCGCAACGAGCTCCTGAGCCGCACGGACAACAAGTTCTCCGACGACGACATCCGCTTCGTCAACCGCCGCCACAACTTCGGACTGAGCGACAGCAAGGGATTCAACGTCTCGAACAACCTGATCTACCGCTACCGCCTGCCGGGTAAGAAGTCGCACAACCTCACGTTCGGTTTCGGGGGCACCTACCGCTCCTACGAGCAGTTCAGCTTTCCCCGGCAGTACACCTTCCGCGACCCCGACAACATCGAGTGCGACACGGCGGACTACTCTTCGCGCAACATCACACGCACCGACCGCGACCAGCCGGGTTACGACGTGAACGGCAGCGTAAGCTACACCCGGGCGCTCACGAAACGGTCGCGCCTGAGCCTCGAATACCGCATCAACTACACCGACAACAGCGTGGACCGCAGTACGTTCGTGCTGACCAAGGAGAACGTATTCCCCGACGAACGCAACCCGAAGCAGTCCACGGAGTACGACTATGCGTTCCTGACCCACCGCGTCGGCAGCACCTATCAATACTATTTTAAAAAGACGAAGGTCGCGGCGACGCTCTACTACCAGCACGCCGAATTCAACAGCGACTACGCCTTTCCCTACCGGCAGAAAACCGACGCGTCGTTCGACAACCTCACCTACAACGTGGTGTCGAACATCAGCATCACCCGCAACAACACCCTGAAATTCACGGCCGTGGGCCGCACGTCGAATCCCCGCGCCACCGACCTGCAGGGCATCGTCAACACCACCAACCGCCAGAACGTTTTCGCCGGAAACCCGCATCTCGACCCGGTCTACACCCACCGGCTGACGGGGCAGTACATCCGCACCAGTCCGGAGCGGGGACGCACGTTCACCGTTTCGGCGGAGTTCTCGGCCAGCCCCAACACCATCACCGACTCGCTGGTGATCGACACACCGGATTTCGTCATCGACGACGAAGGGACGCTGCTGGGCGAGGGCAACCAGTTCACCAAGCCGGTGAACCTCTCGGGATTCTGGAACATGCGCGCCAGCGTCAACTACGGCATGCCGGTGCGGTGGCTGCGTTCGAACCTCAACCTCCGGGCGGGCGTCTCGACGGGGCGCATCCCGAGCATCATCAACGGCGAACGCAACGAACTGGCCAACAGCTCCTACAATGCCGGGGTGGTGCTGGGAAGCAACATCTCGGAGAACGTCGATTTCCGCGTCAGCTACACGGGCCGCTACAACGTGAGCAAGAGTTCGTCGCAGGTGCGCACGCTGGACAACACCTATTTCAGCCAGACCGCCAAGGCCGAAGCCACGTTCGTGGCGTGGAAACGCCTCGTCGTACGCGCCAACGCCGACTACAACTACTACAAGGGAATCACCGACACGTTCCTCGAAGAGCGCCTGATCTGCAACGTCCTGCTGGGGCTGAAACTCTTCCGCAACCGGCTGGGCGAGGTGAGTGTCGGAGTGAACGACCTGCTGGACCAGAACGGCACGACCTTCCGCCGCTCGGTGACGGGCACCACGCTGCGCAATGTGACGAATCTGGCCATAGGCCGCTACGTCTCGTTCCAGCTCACCTATAACCTGCGCCTCTACCGCCGCCAGAGCAATGCCGTCATGGATGCCCTGCAAGGCAAATAA